One stretch of Prunus persica cultivar Lovell chromosome G1, Prunus_persica_NCBIv2, whole genome shotgun sequence DNA includes these proteins:
- the LOC18792382 gene encoding major allergen Pru av 1, with product MGVFTYETEINSVIPPARLFNAFVLDADNLVPKIAPQAVKSTEILEGDGGVGTIKKINFGEGSTYSYVKHRIDGIDKENFVYKYSVIEGDAISETIEKISYETKLVASGSGSVVKSTSHYHTKGDFEIREEHVKAGKEKASHLFKLIENYLLEHHDAYN from the exons ATGGGTGTGTTCACATATGAAACCGAGATCAACTCTGTCATCCCCCCTGCTAGGTTGTTCAATGCCTTTGTTCTTGATGCTGACAACCTCGTCCCAAAAATTGCACCACAGGCAGTTAAGAGCACTGAGATCCTTGAAGGAGATGGAGGCGTTGGAACCATCAAGAAAATTAACTTTGGTGAAG GTAGCACTTACAGCTATGTGAAGCACAGAATTGATGGGATTGACAAAGAGAACTTCGTGTACAAGTACAGTGTGATTGAAGGAGATGCAATCTCTGAGACAATTGAGAAGATCTCATATGAGACTAAGTTGGTGGCATCTGGCAGTGGTTCTGTCGTCAAGAGCACCAGCCACTACCACACAAAGGGTGATTTTGAGATCAGGGAAGAGCATGTTAAGGCTGGCAAAGAGAAGGCCTCCCACCTCTTCAAGCTCATTGAGAACTACCTCTTGGAACACCATGATGCCTACAACTAA